Proteins from a genomic interval of Salmo trutta chromosome 39, fSalTru1.1, whole genome shotgun sequence:
- the pdxkb gene encoding pyridoxal (pyridoxine, vitamin B6) kinase b, producing the protein MHEMECRVLSIQSHVVRGYVGNKSASFPLQVLGFEVDSINSVQFSNHTGYSHWKGQVLTADELHVLYEGIKLNNVHHYDYVLTGYTRDTSFLEMVVDIVQELKRANPNLVYVCDPVLGDHGSMYVPENLHPVYKNKVVPVADIITPNQFEAELLTGKNISTEKDAVEVMDLLHKMGPDTVVITSSDLPSRLGDRFLVSLGSQRTLMPDGTKSTQRVRMEIPKVDAVFVGTGDLFAAMLLAWTHHYPNDLKTACEKTFSVMHHVIKRTISYAHELAGPGRKPSPPQLELRMVQSKADIEDPAIVMEATVLTL; encoded by the exons GTGCTGGGGTTTGAGGTGGATTCAATCAACTCGGTACAGTTCTCCAATCATACAG GTTACTCCCACTGGAAAGGCCAGGTGCTGACCGCGGACGAGCTACACGTCCTCTACGAGGGGATCAAGCTCAACAACGTCCACCACTACGACTATGTTCTCACAG GGTACACTCGAGACACTTCCTTTCTGGAGATGGTTGTGGACATCGTACAAGAGCTGAAGAGGGCCAATCCTAACCTTGTGTATG TGTGTGACCCGGTGCTGGGGGACCATGGCTCCATG TACGTTCCAGAGAATCTGCACCCGGTCTACAAGAACAAGGTGGTGCCAGTGGCCGACATCATCACACCCAATCAGTTTGAAGCAGA GCTCCTGACAGGGAAGAACATTAGCACAGAGAAAGATGCAGTGGAG GTGATGGACCTGCTCCATAAGATGGGTCCTGACACGGTGGTCATCACCAGCTCTGACCTGCCCTCACGTCTGGGTGACCGCTTCCTTGTGTCCCTGGGCAGCCAGAGgacgt TGATGCCTGATGGTACCAAGTCCACCCAGAGGGTCCGTATGGAAATCCCCAAGGTGGACGCTGTGTTTGTGGGGACAGGGGACCTGTTTGCTGCGATGCTGCTGGCCTGGACTCACCACTACCCCAACGACCTCAAG actGCATGTGAGAAGACTTTCTCAGTCATGCATCACGTTATCAAGAGGACCATCTCCTATGCTCACG agTTAGCAGGGCCTGGCCGAAAACCCAGCCCGCCTCAACTGGAGCTGAGAATGGTTCAGAGCAAAGCGGACATTGAGGACCCCGCCATCGTGATGGAGGCTACTGTCCTAACCCTATAG